A portion of the Cervus elaphus chromosome X, mCerEla1.1, whole genome shotgun sequence genome contains these proteins:
- the LOC122689182 gene encoding 40S ribosomal protein S27-like, translated as MPLAKDLLHPSPEEEKRKHKKKRLVQSPNSYFMDVKCPGCYKITTVFSHAQTVALCVGCSTVLCQPTGGKARLTEGCSFRRKQQ; from the coding sequence ATGCCTCTCGCAAAGGATCTTCTTCATCCCTCTccagaagaggagaagaggaaacacaAGAAGAAGCGCCTGGTGCAGAGCCCCAATTCCTATTTCATGGATGTAAAATGCCCAGGATGCTATAAAATCACCACCGTCTTTAGCCATGCACAAACAGTAGCTTTGTGTGTTGGCTGCTCTACTGTCCTCTGCCAGCCTACAGGAGGAAAAGCAAGGCTTACAGAAGGATGCTCTTTCAGACGGAAGCAGCAGTAA